From Candidatus Eisenbacteria bacterium, a single genomic window includes:
- a CDS encoding glycosyltransferase family 39 protein has protein sequence MNSGSRVEPVKLAPNVERALIVLILLLSVAFRLYALTDDIMYDPAVYAQDAHNLLNGTFRLNTDSWYSHRLPVLVPVALAYAALGVRAISTNLWPLLLSILQIIVIVWLGSRWLGRNVGILAGLLAAIMPLDVIYSGILSPDAVIAAFLTFSVAFWISGFEGRSAPSRSLLFLSGLFSGIAVATRAYALLIALFFAGYAIWRKASLRNCLWWCLGIASVAVPVVLLYSLVTGDPLFSLRAMTSFYGAPERSEGMRLLYYPRLILSLKSYTGLFALFFTVIAVWGLVRPTRRRLVLLAWMAPILLYLQFGSMSFHSYVPIFKRVRFLTPFTAPAALLAALVILEELSLVAGKIAGALKLKGAAGLGRALLVSIVLVLFANSLWIVRTHRIGHAAIAVNFRKTVDVLRTDRSIPVLFDHWRTAIRFGYYFGFEEGSHLYEGADETQRMVRGGCTANTRLGYLKWYEDPSQIPDAFVVLEDGILSDAEKASIADPTRSSFPAKDIPFYCQNPPQSWELLGRFGTFRVFRTHPGT, from the coding sequence ATGAACAGCGGGAGTCGAGTCGAACCTGTGAAGCTCGCCCCAAACGTTGAGAGGGCATTGATTGTGCTGATCCTGCTTCTTTCCGTGGCCTTCCGTCTGTACGCCTTGACAGACGACATAATGTACGACCCCGCAGTGTACGCTCAGGATGCGCATAATTTGCTCAACGGCACGTTTCGCTTGAACACCGACTCATGGTACAGCCATCGACTCCCCGTGCTTGTGCCGGTTGCGCTCGCCTATGCGGCGTTGGGGGTTCGCGCGATCTCGACTAATCTCTGGCCGCTGCTTCTGTCCATTCTCCAGATTATTGTGATCGTATGGCTGGGGTCGCGCTGGCTTGGCAGAAACGTTGGAATACTGGCGGGTCTGCTGGCGGCAATAATGCCGCTGGACGTCATATATTCTGGGATCCTCAGTCCAGATGCGGTGATAGCGGCCTTTCTCACTTTCTCTGTCGCGTTCTGGATCTCTGGATTCGAAGGCAGAAGCGCGCCATCCAGGTCGCTCCTGTTTCTCTCAGGCCTATTCAGCGGAATAGCGGTCGCTACGCGTGCCTATGCACTTCTGATCGCGCTCTTCTTCGCCGGCTACGCAATCTGGCGGAAAGCCTCTTTGCGAAATTGTCTCTGGTGGTGCCTCGGAATTGCGTCCGTTGCCGTACCGGTCGTTCTACTATATTCCCTGGTTACGGGCGATCCACTCTTCTCACTCCGCGCAATGACGAGTTTCTATGGAGCGCCGGAGCGTTCGGAGGGTATGCGCCTTCTGTATTACCCTCGCCTCATCTTGAGTTTGAAATCCTATACGGGGCTGTTTGCACTCTTTTTCACAGTCATCGCAGTCTGGGGTCTGGTGCGACCCACTCGGCGGCGCTTAGTGCTTCTCGCGTGGATGGCTCCCATCTTGCTCTACCTTCAGTTCGGATCCATGAGCTTCCATTCGTACGTGCCGATTTTCAAGAGGGTGCGCTTTCTCACGCCGTTCACTGCTCCTGCAGCGCTTCTGGCGGCGCTCGTGATCTTGGAGGAACTGTCCCTGGTTGCGGGGAAGATTGCAGGTGCGTTGAAGCTGAAGGGCGCAGCCGGGCTCGGGCGTGCTCTTCTGGTTTCCATTGTCCTTGTCCTCTTTGCGAATTCTCTGTGGATTGTCAGGACACACAGAATCGGGCACGCTGCAATAGCAGTTAATTTCAGGAAGACCGTCGATGTTCTCAGAACTGACCGGAGCATTCCCGTACTGTTCGACCACTGGCGAACGGCAATCCGTTTCGGCTATTACTTCGGCTTCGAGGAGGGCTCTCATTTGTACGAGGGCGCGGACGAGACTCAGCGCATGGTGAGGGGCGGTTGTACGGCCAACACCCGGTTGGGATATCTCAAGTGGTACGAAGACCCTTCTCAAATCCCCGATGCGTTCGTTGTGCTCGAGGATGGGATACTGTCCGACGCAGAGAAAGCGTCGATCGCAGATCCCACCAGGTCATCGTTCCCGGCAAAAGACATACCCTTCTACTGTCAGAATCCTCCTCAATCCTGGGAGCTTCTCGGAAGATTTGGAACCTTCCGCGTTTTCAGAACTCACCCAGGCACTTGA
- a CDS encoding glycosyltransferase family 2 protein: protein MNEPGKIVVVMPAYDAETTLEKTVADIPPGTVDEILLVDDCSRDNTVRLAQQLGLIVIRHERNLGYGANQKTCYREALKRGATIVIMVHPDYQYDSRLIPIMTELLRKGHCDLILGNRIRTRREALVGGMPVYKYVSNRLLTVIENVWLGQNLGEFHSGLRGYQRKVLETIPWERNSDDFVFDSQFLVQAAHFGFRLGDIPVPVRYMKEASSINFRRSVVYGLGTLGTLIEYSLHRAGIRKSPLFTEVRH, encoded by the coding sequence ATGAACGAACCAGGTAAGATCGTAGTCGTAATGCCTGCCTATGACGCCGAGACAACGCTGGAAAAAACCGTGGCAGACATTCCTCCGGGTACGGTGGACGAAATCTTGTTGGTCGACGACTGCAGCCGGGACAATACAGTCAGACTCGCCCAGCAACTGGGTCTGATCGTCATCAGGCACGAGAGGAATCTCGGATACGGAGCCAACCAGAAGACGTGCTATCGCGAGGCACTGAAGCGCGGTGCTACAATCGTGATAATGGTCCACCCTGACTACCAGTACGACTCCAGACTCATACCAATTATGACCGAGCTTCTGAGGAAGGGGCACTGCGATCTGATACTCGGAAACAGAATCAGAACGAGGAGAGAAGCTCTGGTCGGGGGGATGCCGGTTTACAAGTACGTTTCCAACAGACTCCTCACGGTCATAGAGAACGTCTGGCTGGGACAGAATCTGGGAGAGTTTCATTCGGGACTTCGCGGCTACCAGAGAAAGGTGCTGGAGACCATCCCGTGGGAAAGAAACAGCGACGACTTTGTCTTCGACAGCCAGTTCTTGGTTCAGGCGGCCCACTTCGGTTTCCGGCTGGGTGATATCCCGGTGCCGGTTAGGTACATGAAGGAGGCCAGCAGTATCAATTTCAGGCGCAGCGTAGTGTATGGACTCGGAACGCTCGGAACTCTGATTGAGTACAGTCTGCATCGCGCCGGAATTCGTAAGAGTCCGCTCTTCACAGAAGTGCGACACTAG